A DNA window from Deltaproteobacteria bacterium contains the following coding sequences:
- a CDS encoding DUF2357 domain-containing protein, whose protein sequence is MSILRYTPEIRMAIADEPMFPAAVEEVAACSSIDDALTLQDWKTYFVKFYTEEVPAFFPAPEQYYNYRRFPGQLFEIGFRNAAGLTRIGPVPVRVQSRKIPEALYQEMLDYIADQYANLAFSFDTLTGQHYGKPQAGRDIAYIEYLFLKKYLLDASPNLDGIAALILADPHRRLHREFRRCDISAVTSPHPAMLMSLLTSPERMTILKSGHPLLAAGLGRSLLSRTGRGLYPAEAIEEYKYHSVDTNENRFVKYLLETIQRRLDGLKKALTGKGGGYLNPEIEGRIGEMAKNIRRFLADPLWNDVGSLHFPPLQSQVLQRRDGYRQIFQLYCLLQLASRCAFDEEDFRNLLETKDTPTLFEYWSFFVVKEIMDSLLKRTSCGVIVNDHPMEQTVTQGICIHYEEGVSLWFNRSFGGSRGWRTGEGTGAEDDREAGMEEDYSANDASTGESYSHTLRPDMVISKGETLLIFDAKFKEKSGGFYCEDESGAITKWKEEDINKMHAYREAIRHAAGAYIIYPGETGIVYKAHDAVKPFEGVGAFPLKPETGAKPNKQHRHKIRSAIVDFIEKDR, encoded by the coding sequence ATGTCTATCCTGCGCTACACCCCTGAAATCCGCATGGCCATCGCTGATGAGCCCATGTTTCCTGCCGCTGTGGAAGAGGTTGCTGCGTGCAGCAGCATTGACGACGCACTGACTCTTCAGGACTGGAAAACCTATTTTGTCAAGTTCTACACGGAAGAAGTACCCGCCTTCTTCCCCGCTCCCGAACAGTATTACAACTATCGTCGATTTCCCGGCCAGCTCTTCGAGATTGGCTTCCGAAACGCAGCGGGCCTGACACGCATCGGTCCCGTTCCCGTTCGTGTGCAAAGCAGAAAGATCCCGGAGGCCCTCTATCAGGAAATGCTCGATTATATCGCCGATCAGTATGCCAACCTGGCCTTCAGTTTCGATACGCTCACGGGCCAGCACTACGGGAAGCCACAGGCGGGCCGGGACATTGCCTACATCGAATACCTGTTTCTCAAGAAATACCTTCTCGATGCTTCACCAAACCTGGACGGCATCGCCGCCCTGATCCTTGCCGACCCCCACCGGCGGTTGCACCGGGAATTTCGTCGCTGCGATATCAGCGCCGTGACATCACCCCATCCGGCCATGTTGATGTCTCTGTTGACGTCACCTGAGCGGATGACCATCCTCAAATCAGGACATCCTCTGCTGGCGGCGGGTCTAGGGCGTTCCCTGTTAAGCAGAACCGGCCGCGGGCTTTATCCCGCCGAGGCCATCGAAGAGTACAAGTATCATTCGGTGGACACCAACGAAAACCGCTTTGTAAAATATCTGCTGGAAACCATTCAGCGGCGCCTGGATGGTCTGAAGAAGGCCCTGACAGGAAAGGGTGGCGGATACCTGAACCCGGAGATTGAAGGACGCATCGGGGAAATGGCCAAGAATATCCGGCGATTTCTGGCCGATCCACTCTGGAACGATGTGGGCAGCCTCCATTTCCCACCTCTCCAGTCTCAGGTCTTACAGAGGCGGGATGGCTACCGGCAAATCTTTCAACTCTATTGTCTCCTCCAGCTCGCATCCCGTTGCGCCTTTGACGAAGAGGATTTCCGAAACTTGCTCGAAACGAAAGACACCCCAACACTTTTCGAATACTGGTCATTTTTTGTCGTCAAGGAGATCATGGACAGCCTCCTCAAGAGAACCTCCTGCGGCGTCATCGTCAATGACCACCCCATGGAACAGACAGTCACCCAGGGGATCTGCATCCACTATGAAGAAGGCGTGTCTCTCTGGTTCAACAGGAGTTTCGGCGGGTCGAGAGGCTGGCGCACAGGAGAAGGCACAGGAGCGGAGGATGATAGAGAAGCGGGGATGGAAGAAGATTATTCTGCTAACGACGCATCCACCGGTGAAAGTTATTCCCATACTTTACGCCCCGATATGGTCATTTCCAAGGGTGAAACACTCCTTATCTTTGACGCCAAATTCAAGGAAAAAAGTGGTGGTTTTTACTGTGAAGATGAATCCGGCGCGATTACCAAATGGAAAGAGGAAGACATAAACAAGATGCACGCCTACCGGGAGGCGATCCGCCATGCCGCGGGGGCCTATATAATCTATCCTGGGGAAACCGGCATTGTCTATAAG